GCAGGTTAGAAGACCGGAGAAAAATGGAAGCTAGTAGACGAGTGAAAAACTGATGGATTTTTCCTCcgtagaaatacatgtattacaagtgtgtgcaggaaattatgcatgcgtgaggggggggggggggggggggggggggggtcggggtcTAGGTTTTAACGTGCCAAGTGTCTAGGGGGTTCAAGTCATGATTctgcagaaaaaaaaatatttaaaaaaaaaagaagaggaaaattCATTTGGTCGGGTGTTGAGAGGTCCGCATCACGTATATCTTCACAATGACCGACGGGACAATATTTTCGAAAACGATAAATTCATAGTTTTAGACTACTGCGGATCAACAGCATGCTGCCCTCAAAACCGAGTATTGAAAATCACATGGGGCAAACAATCTATATAGAACATATTGCAGTCTTGAAAAGTAAAGGATTGCTgtgatgtgtatttattttatttaaatcgaAGAACACGGGCAGTAATAGTTTTCAGGTAGCACCTTAAATCCTGATTTTACAAAACCACTCGACTGATACTGCCTTTGGATtgaaacattaaaatcttgtaTCTAGATATGGAAGAGACTTGGGGGTGGCATTGGACCATATTCcatattatttcaaacaaaatttaacatttttcatTGTTCGCTCTGAAATAAAGCATACTCAACTATCTTCGCCAATACTGATCTAATATCTAGTAAGAGTTTGATAAGctaataaatgttaaaacattttaagaaatactgaaattattttattcttcatATTTTTAGATACAAGTACAAAAAATGTCCAATCATTTTTACAAAAGCAAACAATTTTCCTTCTTTTAACTAAAGTAACTTGATAAACAAGCCTTACAAAACTATAAAATGTGTCATTTCACCATAAGAACTTACATGGCTTGCACTTTCACTGCTTGTGAAATACATCAACATGTATATTGATCCTTAAAATAAGTTACGATTATTCAGATTCTCTTGTTAGTTTTGATCCTGTGCATTACATAGTTTCACCAGAAATAATTGTTAAATGATGGGTACAgcatataaacatttataatgatTGATACTGGCAATACAATGTCGAAAGCTATTTAGTGAAATCCAAGAAAGGGAAGTAGAGTATTACGTCCAAAGTTTAATATTAGCTTATTTCGGTAGATTGTTGTATCATTCAAATCACACAAATGTCAGCCTTGGAATACTGTTCagactgatattttatttaaccaaaAAAAGATTAAGTTTCAAATGTCAATCTAAAACATCCTTAAAGAAATGTTCTATTAAAATACACAAGGCCTATTGGACAATTTTGTCACCAGTAGAagcttgttccaaccagtgcaccacaactgttcaacggccgtggtatgtgctttcctgtctgtgggaaagtacatataaaagatcccttgctgcattaagaaaatgtagcgggtttcctctgatgtgtcagaatgaccaaatgtttgacatccaatagctgatgactaaataattaatcaatgtgttctagtggtgtcgttaaacaaaacaaactttaacactaGCAGACGATAAACCATTAATTTGTAAAGTTTAAGAATTATCCAATTAACTCTatgagacatattttaaaaaagcatgATTTTGGCTGCTGTAGTGGAACCCTACTTGGCTGCTGTTCAGTGTTTACATACGATTTCTATCTTTTGTACATCTGATCAGCGTGAAGCAATACAAAATCTTAACGACTAAGTGGTACACATGAACAACCTGGCTAATTCACAATACAAAAAGGCACTATAAAGAGCACTATAAGTTATATCAGAGTACCAAATTTCATAACTATTTGATAAAAACTATGAGAAGAGAGACTTTCAAATTTTGAATgctaaatgtttatttaaatctttttacTTTAACTCTTGGagaaaacagacaaaaacaattgAATGCTAAatgctgttttaatttaactgacattcaattcccaaagtatattttgtggtatggtgcctttaaacattcattcctctGTTAATTTATGAAGATTGCCACTGAGAATCTATATATCtgagtttcagaactatcctaTTAAATCTCTTGAAGACAGACATTcaattttaaatattctatttaatctttcttttaatataacaaaaatccAAAAGTTCCAACATATCTCACTATTAGTTTGTGGTCACTGCCCCAGAGAATTATAGTACCAAGTTTCATAACTATCCGATCCAAACTCTAGGAGAGGATCAGACTTtcaaattttcaatttaaattaaaaataaaatgaataaatataaaaaaattgctaAATCAACCTCTCTCTCTTAGTTGTGTAGTGCACTAGAAGATCATTGTACCATGTTTTAGAACAATCCAATTAAAACTCTAGAAGGCTTTAAAGAAAATGTTGCTAGATGAACGATGGACAAAGGCCAAACAAATCAGTATTACGAAAAGCTTCACTAAGGATTGTCATGCAGCAGTTCTAGTAGGATTTCAAGTAGGATCAACTTTGTTATAGCAAATTTCAGTTATGAAGCAATGTATGAACTTTATGCTACATCTTAGAAGTGTCATGTGGTCTACTAGCCCGAATATTCTGCCATTCGAGacctagacagacatttggacagttatgagtTAACTATCAGGTGTATAGTGAAAACATGGAATGGCTGCCCATCACCGAGTAGGCAATGATGCCCActctaataaaacaataaccctatgtttggtactaaataccattacattgatcatttttaaGTTTgccaataacaaatattaaccaccaatacacacactacaagaAGGAACCAGACTGCatcccctttcaataatgttccagttAAATACATGGCTGCTgatgggtttcttcctgtagtgtgtgtatcagtgattaatatgtcaaatattagcgaactcgaaaatgatcaatgtaatggtatttagaGTCAAAcagggttattgttgtattagagcgggaattgTTCCCTACCCGATGATACATTTTGAAAGGCAGCCATTCTGTGTTTTCACTATATAGTTATCTCTGTGCTAGCTCTCgaatggcagagtactcgggctagtggTCCACTAATCATTTACTGATGTTGTATAGATGTacacacaagaaaacaaattttgtattttttttctgtgaaagaTATGGACAGTAGTAAGTATGAACATGactgttaaaatgtaaatgtttatgaatGTGAAATGAACTCGGTGATATGTGTAACTAAGTATAATTAAATGCCCAGGTAAAACAGCAATACTGTACACAATTCTGTTACATTTCAGAATCCTTCTTTTTGTGCTTTTTGGACTTTCTTTtacttttgtgtttcttttcaCCATCTTTTTTATGCTTGCTGTGATGTTTTCTCTTCTTTGAAGATGCATTTTTCTCACCACGAGTCTTTGATCGTTTTCTTTTGAGTGACCGTGAACGAACTTTGTGTTCAGGTTCATTAGATATATTCTGCTCCTCTTCCTTTAATTTCAGATCATTGTCAACAGCCATTTCTTTCTCATTTAATATCGCCGAATCATTCTTTGAGTCAGATTTTGCCTGGTCATTTTCCTTTGAATTGTTATCCACAGAATTAGTCCCTTTCTCTTTAGTTTGGGCCTGATCAGTTTCTGATTTTAACTCGTTCTTGTTAAGACTTGGATCAGAGTTTTTACTGGAACCTGAGTCACGTGTCTTGTTTTGAGAAGAACGTTGTCTATCACTGTGACGAGAATGAACATATCTGTCATTAGATGGCTGACTAAGTCGAAATCTTCGATTAGAGTCTTTAGATGAACTTTGGTCTCTCTCGTCTAATTTCGTGGGTTGATCTCTGTGTCTTGACCTTCCTTCATCATTGTCGGAATTGCGACGTCGGTAGTTACGCTTATATTCTGGATTCTTCCAGATTTGTTGCTCTCTTAGTTTCTTGTCCTTTTTAACTTCTGGTACACTTCTCAGTGTGCTGACCAATGTGTTCTTTAGAAACTGTTTGTTTACAGGAAGCAGTGGAGACTTTTGCCTACAAAGATAAGAGACAAATAATGATACATATTATGGCACATAACTTAAAGAGTTGATGTAGTTGCCCTAATCAGGGGGATCAAACTGTATGCAGAATTATATCAGATAAGTAAGAAATTACAAAGATGTAAAACAActcagtgttttttgttttaaaaaaaattgtaatttaattGCCAAAGCAAAATGGACGTGAACAAATACTAGCTTTAACAATAcaaactacagtgaaactcctctaaaccggacatgcTCAGGATCAAGTAAAAAGTTCAGTTTTAACAGGTATCTGATttacagaggttctcttctgaacaaatattttaaaagggatcacgaaaaacgtccggttttgggGAAATTCCAATTTACAGACGGTCCGGTTTTGGGGAAATTCCAATTTACAGacagtccggttttgagaggtttcactgtacatgtactatactgCCATACAGGTTGATATGGTTAGAGGTTTGAGCTACTTTTACCCAATCTTGATTCAAGAATGTTAATCAGCCCAACTTCTCTGTTATTGAATTAGCCAAATGCTAAGTGTTTTTTAAACAGAttggtttaaaaaattatttggcTACTAAACTTTTGTGTAAATGACTGACCGAttaaattttatgaaaaataCTGAACATTTCTGAGACTAGctaaaacaaaagttttttcACCGCAACAGACATTTGCATCACAATTTTAGAAATTATCAGAAAATGCTTTTGCATAATACTTCACTGACTAATCTAAATAAGTAACAGACTAATTGAGTAAGTAAAAATTCTGACAATGATTTTGAGAAGTTAACAAGAGTACATGTACTCAGGTAGGAGTTAactacatcaaaacaaacatctttaataaatggcaccacaactggataggggtgcaacgatacggtcaaaaccgtattgtgatatattgcgatataagaaactgtattgcaatatgtattgcaatatagttgatattatttaaatttaatatttatgggttgtttttgtaatgaaaacagaagccataactttttaatgatctttattagtttcagctgtcaggctaaatattttaggccatattttttttttttaacacaatactagtctactagaacaccggtgtgacggtgtcaaactatttataaattgtcacattcggaaatccttactatcgggcttttccgaggttattagccgaggtattttgaacgatcggctGAAGTATTCagagttcagtgaaaaacagcaaagtgtgattctcatttgttggtttatttctttgaagatgatagccgtagccgtattccaacgtaaatgaacaatgaatgataatgtgtaagtaacaaaacatttatttgtaattattgttaattggttattttcactggacttttaacacgttttgtttagaagttagaaccaagtataaccgacctatcacttcgtatgccaacaagtaagccgactacgcttgacgtgattgttacattttctgtcatcaccaattaataaaatgatgtggtttttgtttgtttgtttgtttgcctatttcaagtcaaataagatacaaggaaCAAAAATAGCGTATACAAatcgcgatacgcaaaactgtaccgcggtttgtatcgagctgatcaattatcgcggtataccggtataccggtttatcgttgcagcactacaactggacaaaggctgtggtatgtgttttcctgtctgtgggaaagtgcatataaaagatcccttgctgcattagaaaaaatgtagcaggtttcctctgatgactatgagtcaaaattaccaaatgtttgacgtccatgattaattaatcaatgtgctccagtggtgtcattaaacaaaacaaactttctttgatAAATGAGAGTTGAATTAACCACTATTGTGAGAACAATGGATTATATTGCTGTATTATTCCATgtaatagctgtatatgcaCTGCAGCGCCAATATCAAAGAGTTCACTGTCAACCagcatacaatgtatactgcaTTCATCCAGCCTACAGGTACTTTCATTTTGTGCCATGTAGTTTTGGTTCTGAAATACGAGCTTGACCTTTTCTTTACTGTCCTGCAATATTGTCATTGACTAAGCCTCTTAATGAGCTTGTTTCCCCCAACTGAGATagattattaataatagtagCTTATGTGTATAGTGCTTTACAGATTGCTTAGATCTATTAATATAGTTGGCCCTATCATAGTTTTTGCATTTACAAGTTTTGTCCATGGCCTTTGGGTTGGAtccagtactgggctgcgaaccctgtatctaccaacctgtagtccgatgaccaATTTTACAATACTGAGATGATACTGTAAGAGCttaatatagaatactaaacaaacttgcctgtcataccatttttatgaaatgagtgaacagttttggtatctgacgagcgaaagcaagacagataccaacactgttcacaagTTTCATAATAATGTTATGACAGGCAAacaagtttagtattttatttattacaaaccaactgcaaacaagctgcaacgcagaagtaagcagatatCGAGATCTACtacgttattttttttacgaattgggtcagcaagtgatccaCATCACGCTCatgtcacgccaatattacactagttagatattgagtgattgttatgacatgagcaatatcttacactggtgtgtaataaataagcatataaaatggtagttacaatgaatagatttttaaaagatCTGAGCAGCTGGATCTAAGATATAGTTCTAATTGAAACTAACCACCCCAGTGCTCCAAGTTCTCTAGCAGTTTCAGCACGTCTTTTTGTTTCTATCAGAATTTCATTCATTGCCAAcctaaaaagagaaaaacacaattttacttacatacatgtatttaatcaaTTATAAAACTGAGTGTTGATGTACCTGACGTTATTTAGaggataactatgttgtatttgaccatttgtggacATTCATGCTGGTTTTACAGTTGCAAACGGAGTTTTACCCGCGATGCAGAATGGAGACGGTGAAACAGATATTTGGGACTGTAAAACCAGCAAGAACGtctgcaaatggtcaaatacaacatagttatccccattctaattcaataaatgcattttctttttaaaaattgtttcaataaaaacatttcagaatGAAGGAAGCATTAACAAAAACCTGGTCACTATTGTGTTTCAAACCATCCAccgtataaaataattatagcgcaagcaaatgtaaaaaatatatgtttacaagTAATAAACCTGCTGCTCCTAATaccatttttgtattttaatgttttaacaacTATACCAACTATTAATACTGATTTCACTTATTCCGAATACTCATCACAACAAACATTTGGTCCTCGATAATGAAGATGAATAATCTGGCACAGTTGCCATTACTTACTTCTGCATTCCtgtcagttaaagtttgttttgtttaatgacaccactagagcacactgatttattaatcatcagctattggatgtcaaacatttggtaattttgatatatagtctaacaggaaaccctctacatttttatccagtagtagcaaaggatcttttatatgcaccatcccatagacaggatagcacataccagtcatggtgcactggctggagcgagaaatagatgAATGGGTCACCCATCATAAAATTGTGGGAACAACACAACAGACTGCCAATGAAGCAAACGTAAATGAATTATGaacatatatacaaattttTGGTGAACATTGGTTGTCGACCAACACCACTGTGTTCGAGATTAGAAAGTTCCCCTTGCTGTTTTGTtctttatagtttgttttagaatttgatttttttagaTGCTTTGTAAACAGTCATGCCACTTTTAACAGCTTTTTAAGTACAGGCCTGCgcaaattaaaaatttgcataaccTGAAAAGGGGTTATGCCAAaagattttgcataacctattttgggTTGAATAacctggggttttttctttataattaaaaaaacaaaacaaaaacaacaaaagctTAATTTTGAGAAACAAGAGAGTGACAATGGCAAGTAAaaagtatatgtatacaaatgtttaagagattcaaaaataataataataatttggactactgtaataaattaccaaaaCATAGTGAATGTCAGGCGTCACCTATTATATAAAAGACATCATCATGTGTGCATAACTACATGTGAATAAATAAGAATTCACTGCAAGGCAATCTCTAGCCCgatgaccggcctcagtggcgtcgtggttacgccattggtctacaggctggtaggtactgggttcggatcctagtcgaggcatgggatttttaatccagacaccgactccaaacctcaaggctcaatgggtaggtgtaaaccacttgcaccgaccagtgatccataactggttcaacaaaggccatggtttgtgctatcctgcctgtgggaagcgcaaataaaagatcccttgctgctaatcggaaagagtagctcatgtagtggcgacagcgggtttcctctcaaaatctatgtggtccgtaaccatatgtctgacgccatatataaccgtaaataaaaatgtgttgagtgtgtcgttaaataaaacatttctttctttctctagcCCGAGtaaacttcttttcttttttggtgattgtcggCCACTTGTCGTATTATTGTATGTGACGGCCCCtagaagacggaatggctgagtgggcaaTCATGTGACACTAGTCACGATATAGGttggcgaacttagaattctgttTGACGAaacttagctgaatgtgggcgctgtcaggtttctttctgtagtgtgtgtattagttattaatatctgattggggtttttttaatcaaggaactcgaaaattatcgatgtaaatgtatttgacatcaaacataggattgttgtggtattagagcgggaatctttgactactttttggtgggcagcgattgccagaaaattacatagcttggtctcagactgtaatgagagcgtatataACTGTCTCTTACAATCAGAATACTCGGGCTAGGCAATCTCttaccattaattttataatattagtcttttatgtgtatataatgtcatgACATTCAGTCCTGAATGGGAGACTCAGTGCTATCCTCCTCATCTGAGGAACAGTGGATACTGATACTGTCTCTGTCATTATCATTGACACTGTTGTCGTTGTCACTGTCACTATCCAATGCGGaattacagttaataacagGGTCACTGTGACTCTGGTTTACCCTGGTTGCTGATCCAGTTCGCGATTGTAATGACCATCACAATATCGCCATTTTTGATTGGTTAAATTTGGCTATAACGCCTTCTAACAACCAATGGATATGCACCTACTTCATAAGATATGTATACAAACCTGACTGGTTATGTCACGCGCTACAAAAAAGCACTGCGTCGGGAACaagtctaatgtttgtactcGTGACAAAAATATGTTGGTATGTTGCCGGGACTAATCATTCAGTCAATTTTACATGAACAGTAAATCGGTTATGCCAAAAAAATGGCATAACCGATGCACGAACGAAATGGTCATTCGTGCAATTTGTGCAGGCCTGAAGTAGACAATAAATTTTCATGAATATAGGCAAATGGGTTTCTTGTGCTAACAACTTTTGTAggcaattgaaaaaaaataaaaagcttTCTTCTAcgaaatgtaaaaaaatgttgtttCTCAATAACAATTGTGGATCTGACACAAACAACCTTCCATATACACACCCCTTTAAGAGTGTCAGTCATGTGACTTGTTACCAAATATAGACAACTCAAGCAGATGACAATCATTACCGATCTGTCAAATCTAGTCTATTcatttataatgattttaatgtattataacCTTTGGATATGGTTCCTGTATGCACTAATAGAATTACCAGTACTGTACAagggagacaaaaaaaaaatcatacctTTTTCCACCCTCATTTTCAATATTGATCGATCGAGGCTTGGTTAGTGCAGTGGTATTAAAGTTTGTGCTTGCACAGTGTTATTAGAACGAGTGGGGAAGTGATATGGGATGGAATTCGATGGGGGATGGAATTCGATGACTAGTTTAGGATAATAAGGTTCGAATGTAGAAGAACCACACATTCTATGTCCCTTCAGGCTATCAAAGAATAAGCCATAACCTGAGGTATATCTTGATTGTCTACACTCAGTCTACAGGAAGATGGGTGTAATATGGAACCAGTGTGCCTATGtggtgtgtgtcactgtgtgtaaGGGCGTATTAGTCCAAGACGTTTCTTTTAACTATCTTATTGCTTTTAAACCAACTTTTCCAGCTCTTCTTCCTCTTTCTTTTTGGAACTGTCGTCCTCTGCATCATTTACGTCAGTGGATGCGCTACTATTTTCTACAGTATTCATTGCAGAAATAGAATTTGAGCCCAGTTCTACTGCTGTCATTTTAGCGATCAGAGGCCATGTatgtttacaataaataatacagGGTGAAAATAAGTTCCTCACCCGGACGATTTAGAATAAGTACAATACGTAACAatgactttaaaagaaaagaaaacaatatctaTTGCAATTTTTACTTGATCTGCCTCTGtctgaattttaatattttaaaagcaacACTAAAATCATGACATCTTTTATTTTAGAATAGGACACTGTAAATAAGGTATCTTTTTGATTTTACACCGTAGGCAATATCGGCGAGGTAACATTGCCTATATTTTCAGTCTAGCTGTTCATTACTTACTTTTAAGCAgccatattatttattgtttaagaaGAAGAATGTGTTGCATACTATGCCTCTTATAGGCCAGTTGCAATTGCAAAtaattgaaattatattatGGCCTCGTAAGcacaaaataaagaagaaattaattttaaaaaactttatACGGGGAAGGGAGTAAACAAAAATCGCCCGTTTTTATGATAggtaattgaaataaaataataaattcataattTGTGGTGCAATATATGAATACAGTATACGCATAATATAGTATATCAATGACGACTGGTGGACATTTTGGAAATTTAAAGCACAAAACCTCTTGCGTTAGATAACGTTAAGTACAGAGGGACGTACCCACGATGTCATGGTACGACTTAGCCTTGGTACGAAATGATCTACGGTACGAAATAAAGCCATAGAAAAACGTAGCGTATCAACTTGGGATCGCTGTTTAACAAGAACAAGAGTATGTTTTGTGTGACACAAAAAGTAAATTATAGgtgagtttgtttattttattcagaGGGTTTGTTAACTGTTGGTAATATCTGATTGAATCGACGTCAATTATCATATtatgtaaacatttaaaataaaaactccgTATTCACTGAAACCAAAACTAAAAAGCGACAAAAcaaaggttaaaaaaaatctCTTCCTATCGAAAACCGTTCCATTGAATAGGAAAAGCTAATATTGCATATGTTTATTAGGTCATCATTATGCATTGTTATTTACCTTGAGTTGTCCAAGTAGGATCAAGAAATTCAGAAGTCACATTCAGATCATCTGGCAATAGCAAATAATAGTCTGGTAATAACTGGTCGTAAACTGGGATTCTGAATTAACATCTTtgcttaataaaataatgttgttgttgttttgttattaatgcTTTCAAgcatttattgaaataaaatatacccACCGAAGTTGTTCATTTGTAGAAGTTCAGCATTATGCTTGTCGTGCATTTatgaggtgttttttttcacagttcGGGAACATTATTATGTAAATTAAGAAACAGTTCATTAGAAAATTTATggtttacaaactattcactggtatgaatgtATGGACATCAAGTGTTCTTGGCAATCATAGTGGAAAAGATATGAACTGAGAGCTCTTGATAAActatttttcctttaaaaaaaatattaatgaaagtGTTCGTCCACtgagcatatttaaaaaacatatatttttgttcatgtACCAGGTAGTAactttaaaaatggaaaatgatgaaccacacatgcacaaaaagtggccattcaaatattacgtgaTGCTCGAAGGCATGGGTGGGTGCTGTCACGGCAACAATGTTTAACATAGTTATAGCTAgatgtatacacacaataatgattataaatCGAGTTGTAATGGGTATTTGCACTTTTCGAAATGGCAAAACAATATGTTAAGATTATATTACTTCCACCACATGACTCATTTATAGATGATGGGGAGTTGCCAAGagttatgtaatattttg
The sequence above is drawn from the Gigantopelta aegis isolate Gae_Host chromosome 6, Gae_host_genome, whole genome shotgun sequence genome and encodes:
- the LOC121374248 gene encoding protein FAM133-like: MTAVELGSNSISAMNTVENSSASTDVNDAEDDSSKKKEEEELEKLAMNEILIETKRRAETARELGALGWQKSPLLPVNKQFLKNTLVSTLRSVPEVKKDKKLREQQIWKNPEYKRNYRRRNSDNDEGRSRHRDQPTKLDERDQSSSKDSNRRFRLSQPSNDRYVHSRHSDRQRSSQNKTRDSGSSKNSDPSLNKNELKSETDQAQTKEKGTNSVDNNSKENDQAKSDSKNDSAILNEKEMAVDNDLKLKEEEQNISNEPEHKVRSRSLKRKRSKTRGEKNASSKKRKHHSKHKKDGEKKHKSKRKSKKHKKKDSEM